The Bremerella cremea sequence CCATCCGGATTTGAACCGAGGCCGCTTCGATCAACGTATTGAGCGCCGCTTGGTGTGCTTCGGCTAAAGAGAGCGTCTGAAAACGCTGCCGAGCGTCGATATCATCTCCTCCGTTCTTGTCGCTTACCAAGGCTCGATATTTTTGGGCATCTTCTTCTTTCCCCTGCTGTGCCAACGCATTGGCTAACGAGGTATACGCAGCTGCCGACTCGTGCCCCATCTCAAGCGATTTCTTGAGGCTCGCTTCTGCTTCTGGCAGTTTACGTTGACGTAATTGAGCCTGCCCCAAAACCATCCAGAGCGCCGCCAGATTGGGAGTCTTCTCGATAGCCTGTTTAATCACTTTTTCGGCTTCATCTGCTTTGCCCGTCTTATTTAACGCGACCCCTAAGTGATGCATTAAGTCAGGCGAAGTAACTCCCGCTTTGTAGGCTTTTCGCAGCGTTTCAGCCGCCAATTCGCTATCTCCACGATCCATCGCCACAGCGGCAAAATTAATGTAATAACGCGGATCTAGAGGATCCAAAGCGATGCACTGTTTCCAAAGCTCTTCCGCCTCCGCCGATTGGCTAAACTGAGCCGACATCATTGCTGCAACATGCAAAGCTTCTGCCCGATCGGGGTAGTTTTGCCGTAAGCGGTTGGCAACAAATTCGGCTTCCGCCCGCAGTTGATCTTTGTTGGCCGGCATTGCTCTGGTCGGCAAGGTGATGCTTGGCTGCGGGGGGAGCGTTTGCTTGACCATCTCAGCAATCGCTTTGTCATCAAGCGAATCTTCGACAGCTACGGTTTCGGCTGTCTCTTCAGGCGGCTGAGGAACCGCAATGAGATAAGAAATCCCTATCGCGGATGCGATGCACAGTAAAA is a genomic window containing:
- a CDS encoding tetratricopeptide repeat protein translates to MVQLLKWAFLFLLCIASAIGISYLIAVPQPPEETAETVAVEDSLDDKAIAEMVKQTLPPQPSITLPTRAMPANKDQLRAEAEFVANRLRQNYPDRAEALHVAAMMSAQFSQSAEAEELWKQCIALDPLDPRYYINFAAVAMDRGDSELAAETLRKAYKAGVTSPDLMHHLGVALNKTGKADEAEKVIKQAIEKTPNLAALWMVLGQAQLRQRKLPEAEASLKKSLEMGHESAAAYTSLANALAQQGKEEDAQKYRALVSDKNGGDDIDARQRFQTLSLAEAHQAALNTLIEAASVQIRMGNSLAAEQLLLRALALDPANFVGCQVLAELYHDAGLAAEERVVRQRIVDLAPFDLANHLKLAAAAQSCGDRPSAEAALKFTVSISPNTPEPYLALAQFHLEGSDLNRARWYTQEALLRQPTASGFRLLATICQQMGDESNAIAALEEAQKIERQQVSSESPQ